One window from the genome of Cucumis melo cultivar AY chromosome 12, USDA_Cmelo_AY_1.0, whole genome shotgun sequence encodes:
- the LOC103484480 gene encoding UPF0426 protein At1g28150, chloroplastic yields MAALLLHSSSTASVLFGEMGKLKARSHHSILSSKKPMRSSFLRLGSNNSTNGISAFFFNPVEDPVLKEALKEPVAFAGGLFAGLLRLDLNEDPLKEWVKKTVESAGLTEEVDTQGSVQEDGPTEIEIE; encoded by the exons ATGGCCGCTCTTCTTCTTCACTCCTCTTCTACTGCGAGCGTTCTG TTTGGAGAAATGGGGAAATTGAAGGCACGGAGTCATCATTCCATTTTATCATCCAAGAAACCTATGCGCAGTAGCTTTCTTCGTCTCGGCTCCAACAATTCTACAAATGGCATCTCCGCATTTTTCTTCAACCCTGTTGAGGATCCTGTACTCAAAGAAGCTCTTAAG GAGCCAGTGGCGTTTGCAGGTGGGCTATTTGCTGGACTTTTAAGGCTTGATTTGAACGAAGATCCACTAAAGGAATGGGTTAAGAAGACAGTGGAATCAGCTGGACTCACGGAGGAAGTTGATACTCAAGGATCTGTACAAGAGGATGGCCCGACCGAGATCGAGATTGAATGA
- the LOC103484708 gene encoding transcription factor PRE5-like: protein MASSKLGDNELKNLVSKLRTLLPQLNHKPDNSSEASTGEILKETCDYIKKLQKEVDDLSERLWKQLDSMGVDFEMVKDLLIFT from the exons aTGGCTTCCTCCAAATTAGGTGATAATGAGCTTAAAAATCTTGTCTCCAAATTGCGAACTTTGCTCCCTCAACTCAACCATAAGCCCGACAACTCCTCCGAG GCATCGACGGGGGAGATATTGAAGGAGACGTGTGATTATataaagaaattgcaaaagGAAGTGGATGACTTAAGTGAGAGGCTATGGAAGCAGCTGGATTCAATGGGTGTTGACTTTGAAATGGTTAAAGATCTTCTAATTTTTACTTAA
- the LOC103484631 gene encoding F-box/kelch-repeat protein At1g74510, protein MLEGPSYLISRDLPSSCEQESKWVYNTFRVIEMTNKKHHLEDMEQPPAKKLCKLIDGAHNGGEDLNLPATLVDDQDKQHCGGDQSDSGSLIQQLGRDMSINCLLYCSRSEYGSIASLNRSFRSLITSGELYKLRRRMGIIEHWIYFSCSLLEWDAYDPNSNRWMRLPIMASNECFMSSDKESLAVGTELLVFGKETMSQVIYRYSILNNTWSSGMNMNTPRFLFGSASLGEVAILAGGCDPKGNLLNSAELYNSETGTWVTLPRMNKARKMCSAVFLEGKFYVIGGTGAGNTTLTCGEEYDLKTRTWREIPNMYPGRNAGDGAGVPVAAVEAPPLVAVVNENLYAADYAHREVKRYDKARKSWVAVGRLPERVVSTNGWGLAFRACGDRLVVIGGPRALGGRMIEIYSWAPDQGQLHWDVLASRQLGNFVYNCAVMGC, encoded by the coding sequence ATGTTGGAGGGTCCATCTTATCTCATCTCGAGGGACTTGCCTAGCTCTTGCGAACAAGAAAGCAAATGGGTTTACAATACTTTCCGTGTGATTGAGATGACGAATAAGAAGCATCACTTAGAAGATATGGAACAACCTCCAGCAAAAAAGTTATGCAAGTTGATAGATGGTGCTCACAATGGAGGGGAAGATTTAAATCTTCCAGCAACCTTAGTTGACGATCAGGATAAGCAGCATTGCGGTGGAGACCAGTCGGATTCAGGTTCGTTGATCCAACAACTTGGTCGGGACATGTCAATTAATTGTCTCCTCTACTGCTCAAGATCAGAATATGGCTCAATTGCCTCATTGAATCGGAGCTTCCGATCTCTTATTACAAGTGGTGAACTTTATAAACTACGGAGGCGGATGGGCATCATTGAACATTGGATTTACTTCTCCTGCAGCCTTCTTGAATGGGATGCATATGATCCAAACTCTAACCGTTGGATGCGTCTGCCTATAATGGCATCAAATGAATGTTTCATGTCATCAGATAAGGAGTCCTTGGCTGTTGGGACTGAACTTCTTGTTTTTGGGAAGGAAACGATGTCCCAAGTTATATATAGATACAGTATTTTGAATAACACATGGTCATCTGGGATGAATATGAATACACCTAGATTTCTGTTTGGTTCCGCTAGTCTTGGGGAAGTTGCAATACTAGCTGGTGGTTGTGATCCAAAAGGGAACCTCCTGAACTCAGCCGAGCTTTATAATTCTGAGACAGGAACTTGGGTCACTCTTCCTAGAATGAACAAAGCAAGGAAAATGTGCTCTGCAGTATTTCTTGAGGGAAAGTTCTATGTGATTGGCGGAACTGGGGCAGGTAACACAACTCTTACTTGTGGTGAAGAATATGATTTGAAGACTCGGACGTGGCGTGAGATACCTAACATGTACCCGGGGCGAAATGCTGGAGATGGGGCTGGTGTGCCAGTTGCTGCAGTTGAGGCACCTCCTTTGGTTGCAGTAGTAAATGAAAATTTGTATGCTGCAGATTATGCACATAGGGAGGTAAAAAGATATGACAAGGCAAGAAAATCGTGGGTGGCTGTAGGCCGATTGCCCGAGCGTGTGGTCTCAACAAATGGTTGGGGGTTGGCATTTAGGGCTTGTGGAGATCGACTAGTCGTCATTGGTGGACCGAGGGCTTTAGGTGGACGTATGATTGAGATATACTCTTGGGCCCCAGATCAAGGCCAGCTGCATTGGGATGTGCTTGCCAGCAGGCAGTTAGGAAATTTTGTGTATAACTGTGCAGTCATGGGATGCTGA
- the LOC103484557 gene encoding uncharacterized protein LOC103484557: protein MAGKEVREYTNLSDPKDKKWGKGKDKIDDEDITFQRMVAKMQEVAGERGGYLHGRGALDSDDLLYLKEQMEAEEDAERLLRRTEKRAFAAFKKAASLADSAPASVPLALRVEPKPKSGIRQQDLLKRVVEVKPKRPRVSNLSDLSNPKHDNNNDKVKENPLVKTNKTEGETEAENPVKSLLGLAYASSDDEDE from the exons ATGGCTGGGAAAGAAGTTCGTGAATACACCAATCTCTCAGACCCAAAAG ACAAAAAATGGGGTAAAGGGAAGGATAAGATTGACGATGAAGATATTACCTTTCAACGGATGGTTGCGAAG ATGCAAGAGGTTGCAGGAGAACGTGGAGGTTACCTTCATGGACGAGGCG CCTTGGACAGTGATGATTTGCTCTATCTTAAGGAGCAGATGGAAGCGGAGGAGGATGCAGAGCGCCTCCTTAGACGCACTGAGAAACGAGCCTTTGCAGCATTCAAG AAAGCTGCTAGTTTGGCTGATTCTGCACCCGCATCTGTTCCCTTGGCTCTTCGTGTTGAGCCAAAGCCAAAGAGTGGAATTAG ACAGCAAGATCTATTGAAAAGAGTAGTGGAAGTTAAACCCAAAAGACCCAGAGTTTCAAATCTATCAGATTTATCAAATCCAAAGCATGACAATAACAATGACAAGGTGAAAGAGAACCCGTTAgtgaaaacaaacaaaactgAAGGAGAGACGGAAGCTGAAAATCCTGTCAAGAGTTTACTAGGTTTGGCATATGCTAGCTCTGATGATGAGGACGAATGA